CCATCGCTAGTGAGCGAGCTGGGAGCTGGTTCTGCCATGCTCGGACTTGAAAGCAATGGAGGAGCGTGCTATAAGTCTGTTGCAGGCGATATGAAGAAAGCTCAGCGTTGGTGACAGCAGTCTGATGCGAGTGTAGATGGAAGAGAGGCAATGCCAGCCGAGAGGGTTTCTAAAGCAATTCCTTcgaaaagtaataagaagcAAGAAACAAGATTGATGTTGGAGGGAAGAAAATGGATCGAGAGGGGGAGATAAAAAAGATTGAttaaggtggaggagggtggGTGAGCCGATCTAGGCCGCTAAAACCGAAGGAGCAACTGTCCCTGCCTGCATAATTGGGGATAGAGCTCAAGACTAGTTACAGTAGTGGGCCGGGGAAAGCTCTAATGGAGCCGCCAACGAGAAGAGCTTTGGGAGCTCCTGACAGCGTGATTGCTCTGCATACTTGTGGATAGAGTCATACGAGGGTTCATGTGTGTAGCAGCAGGTATAACGTAACTGAGTGCCATGGACAAGTCTCCTCCCTCCATCCTTTCAGTCCGTGGCATGCTGTCAACTCGACgtgtgatgtgatggagaGGGTAACATTTCAGACAGCAGGCCATGCACCTAATCCACAGGGCTGGGTCGGAATCTAACCGGCCCAGGCTCCTGCAGACCATCACGCGGGTATAAAAAGCCGCTCTCGGCCTCATGAGCCCAAGTTGATAGATGGCTCGGCAAACAACCGAGTCTCGGGGCATGGTCGCCGAGGTGTTTCTCGGCGAAGGTCAAGCAACGGCGGATTCACCTCCGTATGTGGTAGTGTGATGAAAAACAATTTTCAAGTCTTGTCTTGCTCTGGCATCCCTAGGATCTCCCTGCGGCTCATCGCCAGGGCCCCAGAAGGTGGAATGACATGAACCATTCGTGAACCCTTCAAGTCCCCACTTGGGCACGCAGCGGGTGACGAGATCTTGAGTGGGTAGGCCCCTGTCGACTGCCGTCTCTGAAGCTCAACATGATGTGAACTGGCTCAAATTTATCGAGGTGCAATAAATTGAGTATAGTTTGAAGCTGCTCTGAGCTTTTTAATTGTATTGGGCCTGTGCCTAAACATATACCTATCCTTTAACGCACGCCGTATCATAACCATTACCTAAAAGGCATCATAACAAGTTAAAATACCAATCATAGGACCTGATGCACCTGTCAAGTTGCCTCATCCTTTGAACGCCTTCTCCAACTCAGCAATATCaagcttcttcatcttcatcatagCCACGGTCGCCCtgtccgccgccgccttaTCCCCCGAGCTCAGCATCTCCTTCAACACGGTCGGCACAACCTGCCACGCGATGCCAAATTTGTCGCCAAGCCACCCGCACTGCTGGCGAGAGTGATCAGCGCCCTCCCCCAGCTTCTCCCAGAAGTGGTCCACCTCTGCCTGGTCCTTGCAGTCGACCATGAGGGAGATGGCTTCGCTGAACTTCCACGGGGCGGGCCCGCCGTTGAGGGCGACAAAGTGGTGGCCCCGGAGGTCGAACTCGACCACCATGACGGACCCGGGCTCGCGGCCGTGCTGCTCCTTGCCGGCCTCGGAGTAGCGTTGGATCGTGGTGATTTTGGAGTCTGGTGCAAAGATGGAGACGTAGTAGTTTGCCGCTTCTTCGGCCTGGTTTTCGAACCAGAGGCAGGTGGAGATTTTGCCTATCGACATGGTGTGTGAGTGTGTGagtgtatgtatgtatgtgcTTATGTGAAGAGCAGTGTTGAGACGAGATGCCTAAGTGTGAGTATTATTGAAAAGGTTGAAGAGTGAACACTGGTAAAGAACGGAAGAAGCGTGGCACGAGGTCGCACTATATATAATTGATCGAGACACCTCGAACTTGATCAATAGCAATTACCGTTGTGCGAACGATG
This region of Fusarium falciforme chromosome 5, complete sequence genomic DNA includes:
- a CDS encoding 3-dmu-9-3-mt domain-containing protein, translated to MSIGKISTCLWFENQAEEAANYYVSIFAPDSKITTIQRYSEAGKEQHGREPGSVMVVEFDLRGHHFVALNGGPAPWKFSEAISLMVDCKDQAEVDHFWEKLGEGADHSRQQCGWLGDKFGIAWQVVPTVLKEMLSSGDKAAADRATVAMMKMKKLDIAELEKAFKG